From Granulicella sp. WH15, the proteins below share one genomic window:
- a CDS encoding EamA family transporter produces MGIFLQGNALLGLLAAGIWGMGDFSGGMGVKRAGGSTGAALRVVLMSHTASFSVLLAISLIRGDRFPHGAVLAWGLAAGVAGGLSLTAFYIALSRGAMGAAAAISGLLAAAIPAAVDMLSEGTPGWRRTAGFVIAGVAIWLVAGGSSEPNSTPQPSGTMLLAILAGAGFGCYFVALKFAGAGGLIWPMATARIGSITTCSLLLLASLFSRNPPPPARITPVVVRWALSTALLDTTGNLLFIAATRAGRLDVAAVLASLYPASTILLAALLLKEKPTHLQAIGMVTAVVAVVMIAL; encoded by the coding sequence GTGGGCATCTTTCTTCAAGGAAACGCCCTGCTGGGCCTGCTGGCGGCAGGGATCTGGGGCATGGGCGATTTCTCCGGCGGCATGGGCGTCAAGCGCGCCGGGGGGTCGACCGGCGCGGCTCTGCGCGTCGTCCTGATGAGCCACACGGCCAGCTTCTCCGTCCTGCTGGCCATCTCGCTCATCCGCGGCGACCGCTTCCCTCACGGCGCAGTGCTGGCCTGGGGCCTCGCCGCCGGAGTCGCCGGGGGCCTCTCCCTCACAGCCTTCTACATAGCCCTCTCGCGCGGCGCAATGGGAGCCGCAGCAGCCATCAGCGGCCTCCTGGCCGCAGCGATCCCCGCCGCCGTGGACATGCTCTCCGAGGGCACCCCAGGCTGGCGACGTACGGCTGGCTTCGTCATCGCCGGAGTAGCTATCTGGCTGGTAGCCGGAGGCTCATCTGAACCAAACTCCACCCCACAACCCAGCGGCACCATGCTCCTGGCAATCCTCGCCGGAGCGGGGTTCGGCTGCTACTTCGTAGCCTTGAAGTTCGCCGGAGCAGGAGGCCTGATCTGGCCGATGGCGACAGCCCGTATCGGCAGCATCACCACCTGCTCCCTCCTCCTGCTCGCCAGCCTGTTCTCCAGGAATCCCCCGCCACCGGCTCGGATCACCCCGGTAGTAGTCCGCTGGGCACTCTCAACCGCGCTCCTCGACACCACAGGCAACCTGCTCTTCATCGCCGCCACCCGCGCAGGCCGCCTGGACGTAGCTGCCGTCCTGGCCTCCCTCTACCCCGCCTCGACGATCCTGCTGGCCGCCTTACTCCTCAAAGAAAAACCCACCCACCTGCAAGCCATAGGCATGGTCACCGCCGTAGTGGCCGTAGTCATGATCGCCCTCTAA
- the glgC gene encoding glucose-1-phosphate adenylyltransferase — translation MRDTLGVLLAGGAGERLFPLTRDRAKPAVPFAGQYRIIDITLSNCINSDLRHVYILTQYKALSLNRHIREGWGPVVANELGEFIEILPPMQRVSKSWYQGTADAVYQNIYSIGSEQPKYVLILSGDHIYKMNYALMLQQHQDSGADVTIATLPIRPDEVSAFGVVEVAVNGEVTGFEEKPKETSVRSPFMPDMVDASMGIYLFNTDVLLPELIRDAQDPDSKHDFGHNILPNILGRYKMLAYNFVDENKQNALYWRDVGTLEAYYEANMDVAGVSPVFNLYDKSWPIRSRAYQYPPAKFVFGEIGRTGMAINSIISAGSIVSGAVVRNSVLSQDVRVNSYADVDSSIIFSHVNIGRYCRIKHAIIDRDVHIPDGTVIGYDPVEDRKKYFVSPSGLTVVTRDYSVYENPVSAQFMQTGG, via the coding sequence ATGAGAGATACGCTTGGTGTTCTGCTTGCCGGTGGTGCTGGCGAGCGCCTCTTTCCTCTGACGCGTGACCGCGCCAAACCTGCCGTACCGTTTGCCGGGCAGTACCGCATCATCGACATCACGTTATCTAACTGCATCAACAGCGACCTGCGCCATGTTTATATCCTGACCCAGTACAAGGCGCTGTCGCTGAACCGGCATATCCGAGAGGGCTGGGGGCCGGTGGTGGCCAATGAGCTGGGCGAGTTTATCGAGATTCTGCCGCCGATGCAGCGTGTCTCGAAGAGCTGGTACCAGGGCACGGCCGACGCGGTTTATCAGAACATCTACTCGATCGGGTCGGAGCAGCCGAAGTATGTGCTGATCCTGTCGGGCGACCACATCTACAAGATGAACTATGCGCTGATGCTGCAGCAGCACCAGGACTCGGGTGCGGATGTGACGATTGCCACGCTGCCGATCCGGCCGGATGAGGTCTCGGCGTTTGGGGTTGTGGAGGTGGCGGTCAACGGCGAGGTGACCGGGTTTGAAGAGAAGCCGAAGGAGACCAGCGTGCGGTCGCCGTTTATGCCGGATATGGTGGACGCCTCGATGGGTATCTACCTCTTCAATACGGATGTGCTGCTGCCGGAGCTGATCCGCGATGCGCAGGACCCGGACTCGAAGCACGACTTCGGCCATAACATCCTGCCCAACATCCTGGGGCGGTACAAGATGCTGGCTTACAACTTCGTCGATGAGAATAAGCAGAATGCGCTTTACTGGCGCGATGTGGGGACGCTGGAGGCCTACTACGAGGCCAACATGGACGTCGCCGGGGTAAGCCCGGTCTTCAACCTGTACGACAAGTCGTGGCCGATCCGGTCGAGGGCTTATCAGTATCCGCCTGCCAAGTTTGTCTTTGGGGAGATTGGGCGTACGGGTATGGCGATCAACTCGATTATCTCGGCGGGGTCGATCGTCTCGGGCGCGGTGGTGAGGAACTCGGTGCTGAGCCAGGATGTGCGCGTGAACTCGTATGCGGATGTCGACTCGAGCATTATCTTCTCGCACGTCAATATCGGGCGATACTGCCGGATCAAGCATGCGATCATCGACCGCGATGTGCATATTCCGGACGGCACGGTGATTGGATATGACCCGGTGGAGGATCGGAAGAAGTACTTTGTTTCGCCGTCGGGGCTGACGGTGGTGACGCGGGATTACTCGGTGTATGAGAATCCGGTGTCGGCGCAGTTTATGCAGACGGGGGGATAA
- a CDS encoding polyphosphate kinase 2 family protein: MKLKSHYLIKPDQKVKLSRLETSEDGGFRSQEAAAAVLVKHRETLAHLQELLYAGQQRAVLIVLQGMDTAGKDGTISHIFSGVNPQGCDVASFKVPTPLEARHDFLWRCHAMAPPKGMIGIFNRSHYEEVLSPRVHKLFSAKEARAKMDEINDFEEMLVNSGTVVLKFFLHISREEQTARLQARLDDPKKHWKLSAADFKEREFWPDYEQAYEDVLNRTSRKDAPWFVIPADKKWYRNLAISEILVEALKGLKLDYPTPTVDAAKIKL; this comes from the coding sequence TTGAAGCTGAAATCACATTACCTGATCAAACCTGACCAGAAGGTGAAGCTCTCGCGCCTGGAGACGTCGGAGGACGGCGGCTTTCGTTCGCAGGAGGCCGCTGCCGCAGTCCTGGTGAAGCATCGCGAGACGCTGGCTCACTTGCAGGAGCTGCTCTACGCGGGCCAGCAGCGGGCCGTGCTGATCGTGCTGCAGGGCATGGATACGGCGGGTAAGGACGGTACGATCTCCCACATCTTCTCGGGCGTGAATCCGCAGGGCTGCGATGTCGCCAGCTTTAAGGTGCCTACGCCGCTTGAGGCGCGGCATGATTTTCTGTGGCGCTGCCATGCGATGGCTCCGCCTAAGGGCATGATCGGGATCTTTAATCGCTCGCACTACGAGGAGGTGCTCTCGCCTCGGGTGCATAAGCTCTTTTCGGCCAAGGAAGCACGCGCGAAGATGGACGAGATCAATGACTTTGAGGAGATGCTGGTGAACAGCGGCACGGTGGTGCTGAAGTTCTTTCTGCATATCTCGCGCGAGGAGCAGACGGCGCGGCTGCAGGCGCGGCTGGACGATCCGAAGAAGCACTGGAAGCTCTCGGCGGCGGACTTCAAGGAGAGGGAGTTCTGGCCGGACTATGAGCAGGCTTATGAGGATGTCCTGAACCGGACGAGCCGGAAGGATGCTCCGTGGTTTGTGATTCCGGCGGATAAGAAGTGGTATCGGAATCTGGCGATCTCGGAGATTCTGGTTGAGGCGTTGAAGGGGCTGAAGCTGGATTATCCGACGCCTACGGTGGATGCGGCGAAGATCAAGTTGTAA
- the tatA gene encoding twin-arginine translocase TatA/TatE family subunit — translation MEIFQPWHLILVALVAVIFFGGKRLPELGKGLGEGLKGFKDGLKGVTEDTAAKPAATTPAATPKTEETVTK, via the coding sequence ATGGAAATATTTCAGCCGTGGCACCTTATTCTCGTTGCACTCGTGGCAGTGATCTTCTTTGGCGGTAAGAGGCTTCCGGAGCTGGGCAAGGGCCTGGGCGAAGGGCTCAAGGGCTTCAAGGACGGACTGAAGGGCGTGACGGAAGATACGGCGGCCAAGCCCGCCGCAACCACCCCTGCCGCAACCCCCAAAACCGAAGAGACGGTCACCAAGTAG